In Lycium ferocissimum isolate CSIRO_LF1 chromosome 11, AGI_CSIRO_Lferr_CH_V1, whole genome shotgun sequence, a single genomic region encodes these proteins:
- the LOC132036151 gene encoding SEC12-like protein 2, which translates to MTDSPNSKNYGVPIYGAGWVPQSAVEPPPDKSSESVPPGSYVVLAGGGGEGNSGIRNALILAKFHFDTNVLSDQPVARLGTGGDLPYRMAVHPGGEGLICSLPKSCRWFDWDFQRDENRSLDLISSERVLEPLQDVGQQLALTFNNEGSLLAVGGEDGKLRVYKWPSMENILDQDNAHASVKDLDFSGPCRIWDVSKSKSALKRLLYQDEIFGSCRFSPINDENQVLYIITMRDQGGSISKWSTTTWKRIKSKRVVRDPICAFNVSPNGKLLAVGTIEGDVLIASSNNFQVQNVVKKAHLGLVTTLKFSEDSRALLSASMDSRVRVTIIKDEEKKSGLSLWIIILVLLIAIAVYYAASNRILPLELNSLLK; encoded by the exons ATGACGGATTCACCCAATTCAAAGAACTACGGCGTCCCAATTTACGGCGCTGGTTGGGTCCCCCAAAGCGCCGTCGAACCTCCGCCGGACAAATCATCGGAATCGGTACCGCCGGGAAGTTATGTTGTCCTTGCTGGAGGTGGCGGTGAAGGGAATAGCGGTATTCGTAACGCTCTCATTCTTGCCAAATTCCATTTTGACACTAATGTCCTCAGCGATCAACCT GTGGCTAGGTTAGGCACTGGTGGTGATCTGCCTTATAGGATGGCAGTACATCCAGGTGGAGAAGGTCTTATATGTTCATTGCCAAAAAGCTGCAG ATGGTTTGACTGGGATTTTCAGAGAGATGAAAACCGCTCATTGGATCTGATATCATCTGAGAGAGTACTTGAGCCATTGCAAGATGTTGGTCAACAATTAGCGCTGACTTTTAACAATGAAGGTTCTTTACTTGCTGTCGGCGGTGAG GATGGCAAGTTGAGGGTTTACAAGTGGCCTAGCATGGAAAATATTCTTGATCAGGATAATGCTCATGCTTCTGTGAAGGATCTAGACTTCAG TGGCCCTTGCCGAATTTGGGatgtctcaaaatcaaaatctgCACTAAAG CGCCTTCTGTACCAGGATGAGATTTTTGGCTCTTGTAGATTCTCACCAATTAATGATGAGAATCAGGTTCTATACATCATCACAATGCGAG ATCAAGGTGGAAGCATTTCGAAGTGGAGTACTACTACGTGGAAGAGGATAAAATCAAAGCGTGTTGTTCGTGATCCTATTTGTGCCTTCAATGTTTCACCCAACGGAAAGCTTCTGGCAGT AGGAACAATTGAGGGAGATGTTCTGATAGCGTCTTCCAACAATTTTCAAGTGCAAAATGTGGTAAAGAAGGCTCATCTTGGTCTTGTAACAACATTGAAGTTCTCAGAAGATTCGAG GGCTTTGCTTTCTGCCTCCATGGATTCAAGAGTGAGAGTGACAATTATAAAGGACGAAGAGAAGAAAAGTG GTCTGAGCTTGTGGATCATTATACTCGTTCTTTTGATTGCAATTGCTGTATATTACGCAGCAAGCAACAGGATTCTTCCattggagctaaactctttattAAAATGA
- the LOC132036001 gene encoding WRKY transcription factor 1-like has protein sequence MSAEVVSDELHKRLSPDESAHPATCEGVSGELQPRESVNKGIDVSQSNQEYSSFSNVPEKDSENVHQKKGSESEGGGSESEPCINSCKSDSHVKEENISLVPGKASDSSHQIQSDGLLKMEEVVSQPHQEQVTCSTRREEALSKLQPRRNTDTSVQDLPSDQGVTPSTEPEKPSKDLPSDRGVAPFGEPAKPSEDGYNWRKYGQKLVRGNEFTRSYYKCTHPNCPAKKQVERSHDGHITNIHYITKHEHPRPLNSPHISPEFVVPSQIKQPDMLTGKPCQAEGDKSIALDQTCESAESSETADVVSAGGSAQDTVPSPLESGNEADNNGGPDSKRRKKEVPRSDDITPPMNSHSETRHIVQTRSEVDIINDGYRWRKYGQKFVKENPNPRSYYRCSSAGCPAKKHVERASHDPELVITAYEGQHDHDIPPSRTVMQNSSGADSNTTRISGESTSQSGENNHVDLDRVVHIGAN, from the exons ATGTCAGCTGAAGTTGTTTCTGATGAACTTCATAAGAGACTGAGCCCTGATGAAAGTGCACATCCTGCGACATGTGAAGGAGTATCAGGTGAACTCCAGCCAAGAGAGAGTGTCAATAAAGGGATTGATGTATCACAATCCAATCAAGAATATAGTTCCTTTTCTAATGTACCAGAGAAAGATTCAGAAAATGTGCATCAGAAAAAGGGTTCCGAGAGTGAGGGTGGTGGATCAGAATCTGAACCATGCATAAATTCTTGTAAATCAGATTCTCATGTAAAAGAGGAAAACATTTCCCTAGTACCTGGAAAGGCTTCAGATTCTTCACACCAAATACAAAGTGATGGACTTTTA AAAATGGAAGAAGTTGTATCTCAACCTCATCAAGAACAAGTAACTTGTTCAACAAGGCGTGAGGAAGCTTTGTCTAAGTTGCAACCAAGGCGGAACACTGATACGAGTGTCCAGGATTTGCCATCTGATCAAGGAGTCACTCCCTCCACAGAACCTGAAAAACCATCCAAGGATTTGCCATCTGATCGAGGAGTCGCTCCCTTCGGAGAACCGGCAAAACCATCTGAAGATGGATATAACTGGCGAAAATATGGTCAGAAACTTGTTAGAGGAAATGAGTTTACTCGGAGTTATTACAAGTGCACGCACCCTAATTGTCCAGCAAAGAAGCAAGTGGAGAGATCACATGATGGGCATATTACCAATATTCACTATATCACAAAGCATGAACATCCAAGACCACTAAATAGTCCCCATATCTCCCCTGAATTTGTAGTGCCTTCACAAATAAAACAACCAGACATGCTAACGGGAAAACCATGTCAAG CTGAAGGTGATAAATCTATTGCGCTTGATCAAACATGTGAATCTGCCGAATCATCGGAGACAGCGGATGTTGTATCAGCTGGTGGTAGTGCACAAGATACAGTTCCGTCGCCACTTGAATCAGGAAATGAGGCTGATAATAATGGTGGTCCGGACTCAAAGAGACG GAAGAAAGAAGTACCGAGGAGTGATGACATCACTCCACCTATGAATTCTCATAGTGAAACACGCCACATCGTTCAAACTAGGAGTGAAGTGGATATAATCAATGATGGTTATCGATGGCGCAAATACGGGCAAAAATTTGTGAAAGAAAATCCAAATCCTAG GAGTTACTACCGATGCTCGAGTGCTGGTTGCCCAGCAAAGAAGCATGTGGAGAGGGCATCACATGATCCAGAGTTAGTGATTACAGCATATGAAGGGCAGCATGACCATGATATCCCACCTTCCAGAACTGTTATGCAAAATTCATCAGGGGCTGATTCTAATACAACCAGAATAAGTGGAGAGTCCACATCTCAATCAGGTGAAAACAACCATGTTGACCTTGACAGGGTTGTCCATATTGGTGCAAATTGA